The Chryseolinea soli genome contains a region encoding:
- a CDS encoding aldo/keto reductase, giving the protein MQKRKLGNSGLEVSALGFGCMGLNFLDGKGLEKKEALTLLHNAVERGITFFDTAEAYGPYTNEEIVGEALQPYRKDVVIATKFGCKDAKPAVGLDSRPETIKAVTEASLKRLKTDYIDLLYQHRVDPNVPIEDVAGTVKDLIQEGKVKYFGLSEASAKTIRKAHSIQPVSALQSEYSLFWREPENEIIPTLEELGIGFVPFSPLGKGFLTGIINKKLEDIDRRNIIPRFSEENIKANLVLVEALSEIAKQKNVTTGQLALAWLLAQKPWIAPIPGTTKLHRLDENIGSTNIVLTANELKKINTTVDGITLVGDRYPEFLEKQIDK; this is encoded by the coding sequence ATTAGGAAATAGCGGATTAGAAGTTTCCGCATTAGGCTTTGGCTGTATGGGTTTAAACTTTTTGGACGGAAAAGGACTTGAGAAAAAGGAGGCCCTAACTCTACTCCACAATGCAGTTGAAAGAGGTATTACATTTTTTGATACCGCGGAAGCTTACGGACCTTACACCAACGAAGAAATTGTTGGCGAGGCATTACAGCCTTATAGAAAAGATGTGGTAATCGCCACAAAATTTGGTTGTAAAGATGCTAAACCAGCAGTAGGTTTAGACAGCAGACCCGAAACTATAAAAGCAGTAACCGAAGCATCGCTAAAAAGATTAAAAACAGATTACATTGATTTGCTTTACCAGCACAGAGTTGACCCTAATGTTCCGATAGAAGATGTTGCAGGAACTGTAAAAGACCTGATACAAGAGGGTAAAGTAAAATATTTCGGTTTATCGGAAGCAAGTGCTAAAACTATTCGAAAAGCACATTCAATTCAACCTGTATCAGCATTACAAAGCGAATACTCTTTGTTTTGGCGTGAGCCAGAAAATGAAATCATACCAACTTTAGAAGAGTTAGGAATTGGTTTCGTTCCGTTCAGTCCTTTGGGCAAAGGCTTCCTCACAGGTATAATAAACAAAAAATTAGAGGATATAGACCGTAGAAATATTATTCCTCGTTTCAGCGAAGAAAATATAAAGGCCAATCTGGTTTTAGTGGAAGCACTTTCTGAGATTGCTAAACAAAAAAATGTTACGACTGGACAATTAGCATTGGCTTGGCTCTTGGCTCAAAAGCCTTGGATAGCACCAATACCAGGGACGACAAAATTGCATCGTTTAGACGAAAACATTGGCAGTACGAATATTGTACTAACAGCCAATGAACTTAAAAAAATCAACACAACAGTAGATGGAATTACACTTGTAGGCGACCGCTATCCCGAATTTTTAGAAAAACAAATA